From Lycium ferocissimum isolate CSIRO_LF1 chromosome 12, AGI_CSIRO_Lferr_CH_V1, whole genome shotgun sequence, one genomic window encodes:
- the LOC132038992 gene encoding AUGMIN subunit 8, which translates to MDVYESEIALKKHSSTVETKRGTPLIQPEKNNGNNTRRPRTREVSSRYRSPTPSTSSGPRRCSSPNVTRIGTTTTSALSLPKRAISAERKRPTTPSSPTSRSPSTPVHDTSVEELLSRKLAGNRLPESLWPSTMRSLSVSFQSDTFSLPVGKREKPAPHALCDRTLRPSSNVVQKQGETPPGSRKVTPERRRSPLKGKNSVDQGENSRPVDSLNARLVDQHRWPSRVSMKVVPSGSMNRSIDLSDKKSKIAPNTRSVTPSLRRLSLDGYSKPLQKSSSDLLSLVSSDDGVKVRGRSVDDNSLSMQKSTSSTSLDRTVSGNPVARSHTVSAPGSRFPSPNKASFLPSSASRGVSPSRVKSVPTTPSRGPSPSRIRPSSPSRQQPKTATSVLSFIADIKKGKKAANHIEDVHQLRLLYNRHLQWRYANARSDAALHAQKVKAEKTLYNVWRNTSNLWASVIKKRVALQQLKLKLKLFAVLNEQHTYLDEWASIEGDHTSSLSHVIQDLQACTLRLPITGRAKGDIEVVKEAVSSAVDVMQAMGSSMRFILSRVEGMNCLVSELADVAAQERAMLDECEALLASTAAMQVEEYSISSHLIQLKQAWRSDKQLILGN; encoded by the exons ATGGATGTGTATGAATCAGAGATAGCATTAAAGAAACATTCTTCAACAGTGGAGACAAAAAGAGGTACTCCATTGATTCAACCTGAGAAGAACAATGGAAACAACACACGTAGACCAAGAACTAGAGAAGTTAGTTCTAGATACAGGTCACCTACACCATCAACTTCCTCAGGTCCTAGACGTTGTTCTTCTCCAAATGTCACAAGAATTGGAACTACTACTACATCGGCATTGTCGTTACCTAAGAGAGCGATATCGGCTGAAAGGAAACGTCCCACAACGCCCTCATCACCTACCAGTCGATCACCATCAACACCTGTACATGATACATCTGTGGAAGAATTGTTGTCTAGAAAGTTAGCAGGCAATAGGTTGCCTGAATCTTTGTGGCCATCAACAATGAGGAGTCTTAGTGTTTCTTTTCAATCGGATACGTTTTCTTTACCTGTTGGCAAGAGAGAAAAACCTGCTCCTCATGCTTTATGTGATCGTACGTTAAGGCCATCATCAAATGTAGTACAGAAACAAGGTGAAACACCTCCTGGTTCTCGAAAGGTTACGCCTGAGAGGAGGAGGAGTCCATTGAAGGGAAAGAATTCGGTTGATCAAGGAGAGAATTCTAGACCGGTTGATAGTTTGAATGCTCGATTAGTTGATCAGCATCGATGGCCAAGTAGAGTGAGTATGAAGGTAGTACCTTCTGGTTCTATGAACAGAAGTATTGATCTGAGTGATAAGAAGAGCAAAATCGCGCCAAATACTCGTTCAGTAACGCCTTCCTTGAGGAGATTGTCATTGGATGGTTATAGCAAACCATTGCAAAAATCTTCCAGCGACTTGCTGTCACTAGTATCATCTGATGATGGAGTAAAAGTTCGTGGTCGATCAGTAGATGATAATTCACTTTCAATGCAGAAGTCCACATCTTCAACTTCATTGGATAGAACAGTATCGGGGAATCCAGTAGCTAGATCTCACACTGTATCGGCTCCTGGATCACGGTTTCCTTCACCAAACAAAGCATCTTTTTTACCATCCTCTGCATCTAGAGGAGTCAGTCCATCTCGAGTAAAATCAGTCCCAACTACGCCATCTAGAGGGCCAAGTCCTTCTCGGATAAGACCATCTAGTCCATCTAGACAACAACCCAAAACTGCTACTTCTGTCCTCAGCTTTATCGCAGAtatcaaaaagggaaagaaggCAGCTAACCACATAGAAGATGTTCATCAGTTGAGGCTATTGTATAATAGACATCTCCAATGGAGGTATGCTAATGCCAGGTCAGATGCAGCATTGCACGCGCAGAAAGTTAAAGCTGAG AAAACATTGTACAATGTCTGGAGAAATACCTCAAACCTATGGGCTTCTGTTATTAAAAAGAGAGTTGCGCTCCAACAGCTGAAGCTGAAGTTGAAGCTATTTGCAGTTCTAAATGAACAG CACACCTACCTGGATGAGTGGGCTTCAATTGAAGGGGATCATACCAGTTCATTATCCCATGTTATACAAGACCTACAAGCATGCACTCTTCGTCTTCCAATAACTGGACGAGCAAAG GGTGATATTGAAGTTGTAAAAGAAGCTGTTAGCTCAGCTGTTGATGTAATGCAGGCAATGGGATCCTCCATGCGTTTTATTTTATCTAGG GTGGAAGGGATGAACTGCCTAGTTTCTGAACTTGCTGATGTGGCAGCTCAAGAGCGAGCCATGCTGGATGAATGTGAAGCCTTGTTGGCTTCAACAGCAGCTATGCAG GTAGAAGAATATAGCATTAGTTCTCATCTTATACAGTTGAAACAAGCTTGGAGAAGTGATAAGCAGCTGATACTTGGAAATTAG